One region of Rhodocaloribacter litoris genomic DNA includes:
- a CDS encoding AGE family epimerase/isomerase — protein MSPPHFAQARKTYRSGLLDNVLPFWIEHGVDHEYGGVITSLDRDGTILDTDKAIWAQGRFAWLLATLYNTVERRDEWLALAHHTLAFLLRHGFDADGRMFFLVTREGQPLRKRRYAYSEAFATMALAAYARAAQDDHSASQARDLFQRFLRLTTTPGLLEPKTISETRRLKSLGVPMITLGVAQVLRETIDDPGATEVIDRCIDEIRHDFLKPEFEAVMENVGPHGEFIDHFDGRLLNPGHAIEAAWFILHEARCRNRDADLIALVLRQGSSAG, from the coding sequence ATGAGCCCCCCACATTTCGCTCAGGCCAGGAAGACCTACCGTTCGGGCCTGCTCGATAATGTCCTCCCCTTCTGGATAGAGCATGGCGTCGACCATGAATATGGCGGCGTCATCACCTCGCTCGATCGGGACGGCACCATCCTCGACACCGACAAAGCCATCTGGGCCCAGGGACGGTTTGCCTGGCTACTGGCCACGCTCTACAACACCGTTGAGAGGCGCGACGAATGGCTTGCTCTGGCACACCACACCCTGGCCTTCCTGCTCCGACACGGCTTCGACGCGGACGGGCGCATGTTTTTCCTTGTCACCAGGGAAGGCCAGCCCCTGCGGAAGCGCCGTTACGCCTACTCGGAAGCCTTTGCCACCATGGCCCTGGCGGCCTATGCCAGAGCCGCGCAGGACGATCACAGCGCTTCGCAGGCACGGGATCTCTTCCAGCGGTTTCTCCGCCTCACCACCACCCCCGGTCTGCTCGAACCGAAGACCATCTCCGAAACAAGGAGGCTCAAGAGCCTGGGAGTTCCAATGATCACCCTGGGCGTGGCTCAGGTGTTGCGCGAGACGATCGATGACCCCGGAGCAACCGAGGTCATCGATCGGTGCATCGATGAGATCCGCCACGATTTCCTCAAGCCGGAGTTCGAGGCCGTGATGGAAAACGTTGGTCCGCATGGAGAATTCATCGACCACTTCGACGGCCGACTGCTCAACCCGGGTCATGCAATCGAAGCCGCTTGGTTCATCCTGCATGAGGCCAGGTGCCGGAATCGCGATGCGGACTTGATCGCCCTAGTGCTGCGTCAAGGATCATCTGCCGGGTAG
- a CDS encoding dihydrodipicolinate synthase family protein, with translation MKYKPLTGLVAAAFTPLQANGALDLDRIPAVVDHLQRDGVSALYILGSTGEGVSLTTQERMAVAEAYVQAARGRLPVVVQVGHNSLAEARTLAAHAQHIGADAISAMPPEYFKPETIEVLVDSLAEITQAAPELPFYYYHIPALTGVHLSMEAFLQQGSKRLSTLAGIKFSDRRLEELQACRHIEPGRFDVLFGVDEMFLSGLVLGVRGAVGSTYNFAAPLFRRILHYVETGNLERAEHLQARANRMIQAILHHGGRGGLKAVMSLIGLDLGGHRLPLQTPGPDALRAMRQALENMGFFEWARASDIPLSSDGELRP, from the coding sequence ATGAAATACAAACCCCTGACCGGTCTAGTAGCCGCGGCGTTTACCCCTCTGCAAGCGAACGGCGCCCTGGACCTTGACCGCATTCCTGCCGTCGTTGATCACCTCCAGCGTGATGGCGTTTCGGCCCTGTACATCCTCGGCAGCACGGGAGAGGGCGTCTCTCTGACGACGCAAGAGCGTATGGCTGTCGCCGAAGCATACGTGCAGGCTGCACGGGGGCGTCTTCCCGTCGTGGTTCAGGTCGGACACAACAGTCTGGCCGAGGCCCGCACGCTCGCCGCCCATGCTCAGCACATCGGCGCCGATGCCATCTCGGCCATGCCTCCGGAGTATTTCAAGCCCGAAACCATTGAGGTACTCGTCGACTCGCTTGCCGAGATCACCCAGGCCGCGCCGGAACTGCCCTTCTATTACTACCACATTCCGGCCCTCACCGGGGTGCACCTGAGTATGGAAGCCTTTCTCCAGCAAGGCAGTAAGCGGCTCTCCACCCTGGCCGGCATCAAGTTCTCCGACCGCCGGCTCGAAGAACTGCAGGCCTGTCGCCACATCGAGCCGGGGCGCTTCGACGTGCTCTTCGGTGTTGACGAAATGTTTCTCAGCGGGCTCGTGCTGGGAGTGCGCGGTGCCGTGGGTTCCACGTACAACTTTGCCGCCCCTCTTTTCCGCCGTATTCTGCATTACGTTGAAACGGGAAACCTGGAACGGGCCGAGCACCTCCAAGCCCGGGCCAACCGGATGATCCAGGCCATCCTTCACCACGGCGGTCGCGGTGGGCTGAAGGCCGTGATGAGCCTCATCGGGCTCGATCTGGGCGGCCATCGCCTTCCGTTACAAACTCCCGGACCGGATGCCCTGCGGGCCATGAGGCAGGCCCTCGAAAACATGGGTTTTTTCGAATGGGCCCGCGCCTCTGACATCCCTCTGTCATCCGACGGCGAGCTACGACCATGA